The Vibrio tarriae genome includes the window AAGTGCAGTACGATTTGCCTGAAGGGCGGGGTCGTAAAGCGATGGAAGAGTACCTGAATGTGATGAATCAAGCGCGTAAAGAGGAACTTGCGCAGCTGCTTGGGGTCGATATCTACATCTAAAACTGAGGTGAACTCGATGAAGATGCATGTGCTGAAATTACTCATCATCCCCACCATGGCTCTGCTGCTGTCGGCTTGTACAAGCTTGCCACCTGAGTTGGGCAATCCCGATGATAAAAGCGTCGTGACTCAATATTCGGCTTGGCTTGAGCGCGATCCGGCTGCGCAATCACCCGTTCGAATGGGCGGCGTTGTTGCCAACATCAGCAACCAAAAAGATCGCACCCGCGTTGAGCTGGTCAACCTACCGATTGATAGCGCAGGGCGCCCCAACATCCATCATGAGCCGCAAGGCCGCTTTGTCGCTTATGTACCGGGGTTTTTGGATCCAATCACTTATGGTGAAGGTCGCTTGCTCACCCTTTATGGTACGACCGCGCCATCTGAACAGGGCAAAGTGGGGGACTATGAGCACACTTATCCGGTGATGAATGCGCAAGGTTACCATTTGTGGCGAGTGGAAGAGCGCGTCGAAGTCGAGGAGATTGGCCCGTACATGTTCCCTTGTCGCGGTTTCTACTGTTGGCCACGGACGATGCCTGAACGGGGCGGAAAGATCATTCAAGAAGTCAAATGAACCAAATTTCAACCACTTATCTGCTCGAACAAGGCCAATTAGCGGCCATTGAAGTGGGCAATGCAAAAATGGCCGAAGTTTCGGTCATTTTTATTCATGGCTGGCTGGATAACGCGGCGAGTTTCTTGTCACTGATGGCTGCGCTCCATGCGCTGGATCCTAAGCTGCATCTGTGCGCGGTTGATCTGCCCGGTCACGGTTTATCCAGCCATAAAGCGGGTTACCCGGCATTTCACGACTATATCGACGATATTGACCAGCTATTGCTCAACTTATCGCCAAACAAACCCGTGTTGGTAGGGCATTCGCTTGGTGCTTTAATCGCAAGTTGTTATAGTGCCGCCTTTCCCGAGCAAGTCAGCGCCTTAGTGCAGATAGAAGGCTTTGGCCCACTTGCTGAGCCCGCGAACCAGAGCGTCACGCGTTTGCGGCAAGGGATACGTTCGCGCCATGCGTTACGTAAAGCTAAACCTCGTGGGTATGCCAGCTTTGAACATGCGCTGCGTCATCGTGCGTTGGCCAATCAGTTACCGGCTGAATTGCTGCGTCCGTTGGTCGAGCGTGGCACCTATCAGCATAACGAGCAGTGGTTCTGGCGGCACGATCTTAAGCTCAAGGCCGATTCGTTGTACCGGATGTCCCCTGAGCAAGCCGCGCAGATCTGTGAGCAAGTTTGCTGCCCGCAACAGGTGATATTAGGAACACAGGGGTTTGCTTCGCTGCAGCAGAGAGTGCAAGAAGAGAATCTTGCCGCAATCCCCATTCACACTGTAACGGGGGGGCATCACTGCCATTTAGAACAGCCACAATTCGTCGCTGAATTGATTTTTGGCTTAGTTAACAAAATTTAAACAAGTGTTTGAGAGTTACGTGCTCAAGCACCTCGGCTGTGCTGTAATAGCGGTCACCATTTGCATGACTACTGCATGATGACAACAACAAGAATAGCGCCAGCCAATAACGAGGAGTATTACCGTGGATAAACCTTGGCTTTCACGTTATCCGAAAGACGTACCGGAAACCATTAATCCTGATCAGTACCCATCACTGGTCGAAATGTTTGAACAATCGGTACATAAGTACGCGGATCAGCCAGCCTTCATGAACATGGGCGCGGTGATGACATTCCGTAAGCTGGAAGAGCGCAGCCGCGCCTTTGCGGCTTATTTACAAAACGATCTCAAGCTGAAAAAAGGTGACCGTGTCGCTCTGATGATGCCAAACTTGCTGCAATACCCTGTGGCGCTGTTTGGTGTTCTGCGTGCTGGCATGATCGCAGTGAACGTCAACCCACTTTACACTCCGCGAGAGCTGGAGCATCAATTGAATGATGCGGATGTCCGTGCGATTGTGATCGTCTCAAACTTTGCTAACACCTTAGAGCAGATCGTTGCCAATACACAGGTCAAGCATGTGGTGCTGACCAGTCTTGGACAGATGCTGCCACGCGCCAAAGGCACAATTGTCGATTTCGTGGTGAAATACGTCAAAGGCATGGTACCTAAGTACGATCTGCCGGGCGCGATTTCAATGCGTAAAGCGCTGCACAAAGGCCGCCGTCTGCAATACGTGAAGCCGTTTATGTCTGGTGAAGACATTGCTTTCCTGCAATACACGGGCGGTACAACCGGTGTGGCGAAAGGCGCCATTCTGACGCACCGCAATATGGTCGCGAACGTGCTGCAAGCCAAAGGCGCTTACGGCCCTGTGCTGCAAGAGGGTCGCGAGTTGGTGGTTACGGCGTTGCCGCTGTATCACGTGTTTGCTTTAACGGTAAACTGTCTACTGTTTATTGAAATGGGTGGCAGCAATCTCTTGATCACAAACCCACGCGACATTCCTGGGTTTGTCAAAGAGCTGCAAAAGTACCCATTTACAGCCATTACTGGTGTAAACACCTTGTTTAATGCGCTGGTTAATAACGAAGATTTCCACGAGCTCGACTTCAAAAACATGAAGTTAGCGGTTGGTGGCGGTATGGCGGTACAACGTGCGGTCGCGGATCGTTGGAAAAAGACCACCGGTGTCCATTTGCTAGAAGGCTATGGTCTGACCGAATGTTCGCCACTGGTGACCGGCAATCCATACGATTTGACCGATTACACGGGCGCGATTGGTTTGCCAGTACCCTCAACTGAAGTGCGGATTGTGGATGATGCGGGTAATGTTTTGCCTAACGATCAAGTCGGTGAGCTGCAAGTGCGCGGCCCGCAGGTGATGCAAGGCTATTGGCAACGCCCTGAAGCGACCAAAGAAGTGCTCAATGCTGAGGGATGGCTCTCAACCGGCGATATCGTGAAATTTGATGAGCAAGGTTTGCTGCACATCGTCGATCGTAAGAAAGACATGATTCTGGTTTCAGGCTTTAACGTGTATCCGAATGAAATCGAAGATGTGGTGGCGCTGCACGGCAAAGTGCTAGAAGTCGCAGCGATTGGTCAAGCTAACGATGTTTCTGGCGAATTGGTGAAGATTTATGTGGTGAAGCGCGATCCGAGCCTAACCAAAGACGAAGTGATTGCTCACTGTCGTAAGCATTTGACCGGTTATAAAGTGCCAAAACTGGTTGAATTTCGTGACGATCTGCCAAAAACCAACGTGGGCAAAATTCTGCGTCGTGTGCTGCGTGAAGAAAATGACGCACAGTTGGCAGCAAAGGCGAAGCAAAGCGCATAAGCTGTACCCAGCTGCGAGTATTTTTATTTTAGAATGCCGGCCGTGATTGCCGGCATTTTCTTTCAAATGAAGTGCCTCTTCTTTTGAGCAACAACAGTGAGTCTTCTGTGAATTATCAAATTATTACCCAACTTGGCGATCTACAACGAGCCTGTCTTACTGCCCGTGATGCGGATGTGGTGATGCTGGATACCGAATTTGTCCGCACCCGCACCTTCTTTCCGCAACTGGGGTTGATCCAGATGTTTGATGGGGAAAACCTATCGCTGATTGATCCCACCGTGCTGGATGAAATGACGCCGTTTGTCGAGTTATTGCAAGATACTTCGGTATTGAAAGTGCTGCACGCTTGTGGCGAAGATTTGGAAGTATTCCAGAATGCGTTTGGCTGCACGCCTTTCCCTATGGTCGATACCCAAATCATGGCTGCGTTTTTAGGCTACGGATTATCCACTGGCTTTGCCGCGTTAGTGCAAGATCAACTGCAAGTTGAGTTAGATAAAAGCGAATCCCGCACCGATTGGTTAGCTCGCCCGCTGAGTGACAAGCAACTGGAATACGCCGCGGCCGATGTGTTTTACCTGCTACCTATGTACGAAAAACTGGTCGAGCGAGTGACCCAAGCCGGCTGGTGGGACGCGGCATTGCAAGAGAGTGAATTGCAAGTGGCGAAGCGCACCAAAATCATGAATCCAGAGCTCGCCTATTTAGAGATCAAAGGGGCTTGGCAGCTTAAGCCTAAAGAACTGGCGATCCTCAAACCCTTAGCAACATGGCGTTACCATGAAGCAGTAAAGCGAGATTTGGCGCTCAACTTCGTGATTAAAGAAACGGACTTACTGACCATTTCGCGTTTGGCGTTACTCAGTCCGAAACGCATGGAAGAAGAGGGGATTGATCCGCATGCGATTCGTCGTCACAGCAGCAAAATCATTACCATGGTGAAAGCTGCTCTAGAAACCCCTGCCGATGCGTACCCGCCAGAAATCATTCCTATCATGGAATACCCAGGTTATAAGCAGCTGTTCAAGCGTTTGAAAGATGAAGTGAAAGGCGTTTCGAACACCAGTGGTCTGGCGACTGAATTTCTGGCCTCAAAAAAGCAGCTTAACCAACTGCTGAGTTGGGTATGGAAACGCGACCGCGACCCAGCCCGCTTGCCTGATTTAATGCAAGGGTGGCGTTTGCCATTACTTGGCGAGAAGCTTAATACGCTCGTCTCGAAATAATCCCAGTAAAATTCAATGAACAGCAGGCGCTATGATTTTTCGCGAAGTGCCTGCTTACATTGTGCGGCATCGTGCGATAATGCCGCCTTTATCGACTCTTCCCACCTCATCATGAAGAGCAAGGAAACTCATCAATAAGGATCGTTATGTCTGCGACTCAATACCTCAATCAACTTAACCACCGCTATCTGAACATCCATCGTGTCAAAGAAGATTTCTTCTGGGACACTTATATGGGGCTAAGTGATGATCATGCAGGTTCAGCACAAGCGCAAACTGAGTGGACTCAATTTCTGAGTAATGGTGCGCAAATTGAGGAGATCCGTCAGCAAATCGAACGGGCTGAACAGATCACGGATAGCGAAGAAAAAGCGCAAACCTTAACGGGCTTACAAGGCTGGCTCGCGATGTTTCAAAGCCATGCGTTGGAATCCGAGCAAGCGCAGTCACTCAAAGCCGGATTGATCCAATTTGAAGCCGAGCTGTTCGAGAAAAAACAGAAGCATGTGCTGACTTATACCAACGAACAGGGCGAAGCAGTCGAAGCTTCGATTGTCACTTTAGGTTCCACGGTGCGTACTCATGATCAAGAAGCGGTACGTCGCAGCGCTCATCAGGCTTTCTTGGACTTAGAGCAGTGGCTATTACAAAACGGATTGCTCGAACTGGTGAAGCGCCGTAACCATTTTGCGCGCAGCTTGGGTTATCAAACCTTTTTTGATTACTCGGTGGCCAAAAAAGAGAAGATGACCACAGCGCAACTGTTCACCATTTTGGATGATTTTGAACAGCGCACGCGTGATCGCCACTTCAGCAGCTTGGCGGAACTTGCGCAAAGTAAAGGGCAGCAAGCGCTGCAAGGGCATAACTTTGTCTACTCGTTTGCCGGCGATGTGATGCGCGAGCTGGATCCTTACGTGCCATTTTCACAATCGCTGCGCCGTTGGGTGGAATCGTTTGGTCGCCTTAACATTGAATTTAGTGGTGCAGAGTTGACGCTCGATTTGCTGGATCGTAAAGGCAAATACCCGAACGGTTTCTGCCACGGGCCGATTCCTGCGTTTTACGACCAAGGTAATTGGGTGGCGGCGAAAGTCAATTTCACCAGTAATGCCAAGCCAGATCAGATGGGCAGTGGCTATGATGGCATCAACACCTTGTTCCATGAAGGTGGGCACGCGGCGCACTTTGCGAATGTGAAGATGAACGCGCCATGTTTTTCACAAGAGTTTGCACCGACGTCGATGGCGTATGCCGAAACGCAATCCATGTTCTGCGACAGCTTACTCACCGATGCGGATTGGTTGAAAACCTATGCCAAAGATGCGCAAGGTAACCCAGTGCCAGATGAGCTGATCAAAGCCATGGCATTTAGCCGCCAGCCGTTTAAAGCTTACGGAGAGCGTAGTATTTTGCTCGTGCCGTATTTCGAGCGGGCGCTGTATGAACTGAGCGAGGAAGAGCTGACCGCAGAGCGCGTCACTGAACTGGCTAGAGCAACCGAAAAACACATTATCGGCTTAGAATGCAGCCCGCGTCCGCTGATGGCGATCCCGCATCTGTTATCCGATGAATCGGCATGTGCGTATCATGGCTACTTGTTGGCGCACATGGCGGTGTACCAAACCCGCGCTTATTTCCTTGAGCAGTTTGGTTATCTCACCGATAACCCAGCGATTGGGCCACTGTTGGCGAAGCATTATTGGCAGCAAGGCAATGCACTTTCTCACAATGACACCATTGTGAACCTCACTGGTGAAGGCTTTAATGCTCGCTATCTTGCCGATGCCTGTAACTTAACTCCGGATGAAGCATGGCAAAAGCAGCAGCACAAAATGGCGCAATTGGCGACGCGTGAGCAAGCCAAACCCGCTTCATTAAATGCGCAGATTCGCGTGGTTGATGGTGCTATTGAGCTGGCGTCTAACCGTGATTCGGATGAGGAGATGTGCCGCCAATTTGAGGCGTACATTGCCAAACAATACGGCTGCTAATTGGGCTGTAAGTGAAACTCACGGACTGAAAAATAAAAAGGCTGAACGCATAAGGTTCGGCCTTTTTTCTCCTGTCTATTGCGATAGTTTACGCCGCAAGAAGCAATGCCCAGCAGCAAGCAACACACCGCTGACTAAACCGGCCAAGTGCGCTTCGGTGGCGACGCGTGCGCCAATCAATTCTGCGGTGCTGGCGGATGCGCCAAACCACTGCTCCCATGCGACTTTTCCGATCACGCCAAGCACTAACAGCCAACTGCTGCGCCGTCCATTCAGCGCTTCATTCAGCGCGTAGTAAGCAAAGAGACCATGCAAGGTGCCAGAGAGCCCAACATAAGACTGCATGTCGGAGGCGAGAATCATCCCCCCCACCGCAAGGCTGATCACTACCAGAGGGATCAGTAACTGGCGTAGCGTGGGCTTAAACACAAAACTGATGATCCACAAAGCGGCAAGGTTCATCGCCCAGTGGGCAAAGTTGGTGTGTGCGAAGTTTCCTGTTAGGATGCGCCACCATTGACCTTGCTCTATGGCGCTGAAGTGCCACAGAGTCAGCTCATGCAGTGGTGGCCACTGTAGACTTAAACTCAACAGGCTTATAGCCAATAACAGCAGGTAAAGATTCACGTCATGTCCCGTTATTGTTCAGAGTGTGGTAAAGCGCGTAAAGCGTGCTTGTGTCCGTCCATTGTCGCGCTGGAAAGTGCGGTTGAGCTTATCATTCTTCAACACCCAACGGAACAAAAGCGCCCACTGGGTACCGCGCGCATTCTCAGCTTGTCATTGGCCAATTGTCGGCTGTTAGTGGGTGAAGATTTTCGTGAGCATGACGAACTAAACCAACTGCTGGCAGAGCCGGATGTGGACCACTATGTGCTTTATCCGAATGAACACGCGCAAGAGTGCACAAAGATAAGCCTCACGACAGCGCGCAAAACGCGGGTGATTTTGCTCGATGGGACGTGGAAAAAAGCCTACAAGATGTGGCAAATCAACACTCAACTGCATGACTTACCGAGCCTACATTTGCCGGGCGAGTGTGTTGGACATTACCGAATTCGTAAAGCGCCGGATGATACCGCGCTTTCGACTGTGGAGGCGGGGTATCATCTGCTCCAAAAATGGCAACCTGAGCGTGACTTTTCACCACTGCTCAAGGTGTTTGATGCCATGATTCAATATCAGATCGATCAGATGCCAGAAGGCGTTTTCGAGCGAAATTACCGTCAGTAATGACTCTGTGCCGAGAAGAGCTGCTGATGTAGTCGCTGCGCGTACGCATCCGTCATTGCGGCAATGTAATCACAGATCACGCGCATGCCTTCGTCTTGCGCTTGGGCTTTGCGCCACTTTTCGCCGGTGGCTTGTGGCAGTAGTCGCTCAGGGTCAGCGCTTAACGCTTCAAACAAATCCATAATCAGTTGCTGGCCTTTGTATTCAAAGCGTTGTACCTGCGGAATTTGAATCACGTATTGGCTTACAAAGTGTTTGAGCACTTCAAGTGCATTGCCCATGTGCGGCTCGATATAAGCATTGAAAGCCAACAGTTCATTATGGAAAGGCGCTTCAACTGGCTTCACGCTGATACTGGTTAAAAGCGCATTCACTATGCCGCCAATCGCATCTTTGCGCACATAGTGTTTGCCAGAAAACAGCATCTCACTCAGCTCGGCAATATGCTCTTCAAACCAAGGATCGCCGCACTCGGCAAGCTGCGCTGCTGCGGCTTCTTGCCACTGCGCGCGGGTTACCATGCCCAGCACAATCGCATCTTCCAGATCATGCACGCCGTAAGCGATGTCATCCGCCAGTTCCATGATCGAGCAATCGAGCGATTTAAAGCGAGTTTTACGGTGCTCTTTGGGGGAGCTTGGTTCTGCGCGCATTTGCCCCAGCAATTCACGATCACTTTCACACAACGGCTCCAGCACCCAGTCTAAACTCGCGAGATCACAATCGTAGATGCCTTTTGCGGGCGACCAGTCTTTAGCTTTCAGTTGGCGTTGGTGGGCGACCGCAGGCGGTGGTGTTGCAGCGCGCGTGGTACTCAGCAGCGCAGGGTATTTCAAAAGCCCTAGTAACGTACGGCGCGACAGGTTCATACCGTGATGTTCAGTGTAAGGCTCTAAACTGGTGACGATCCGGAAAGTCTGCGCATTGCCCTCAAAGCCACCGTGATCGCGCATCATATAATTGAGGGCAATTTCACCGCCATGCCCGTAAGGAGGATGGCCGATATCGTGCGCAAGGCAGAGAGAATCAATCAAGCTGTCAGAGGGTAAGAGCTCACGAAACTCCGGCTGTTTGAGTTTAATTTGCGCGACGATGCCGGTACCAATTTGCGCCGCTTCCAGTGAATGAGTGAGGCGAGTGCGATGAAAGTCATTCAGGCTTGTGCCGTGGACTTGAGTTTTGGCTTGCAAGCGCCGAAAAGCCGCTGAATGGAGGATACGTGCGCGATCGCGCTGAAATGGGCTGCGATGATCGTTGCGGCGAATTTTGTGCTCATCGTTGTTACGAGCTAACCACTCAGGGTTTAGGGATACTTGCATCGCGTGACTCCATGCACGAACTTTCTTTTACTTACAACACGTTAACTCTCGAACGCTTAACTTACTGTGGCTTAACTGATTTCGTCCAGCGTTAATTCAAAACTCGGGGCAAAGGTTTGTAGGAAATAGTCCATCTCTTCGCTGTGCCGTTCACGTAACGTCACATCAAGGCGTTTTTTCGCTTGAGCGTATTCATGGTTACCTGCGCTGAGTTCTTCCAAACATTTCAAATAGGCGCAAATCGCATCGGCTTGTTTAACGATGGCGCTTTCATCGGGATCGGCCGCATTGGAGATAAGAAACGGGCGAAAATCGTCGCGCAGTTCCTCTGGGAGCATGTCCAACAAACGTAGCTCGGCCGCCGCTTCGATTTTTTTGTACTCTTTAGCGATCTCGGGATTGAAATATTTGATGGGCGTGGGCAAATCACCGGTCAGCACTTCGCTGGTATCGTGATACATGGCGAGAATAGCAATGCGCTCAGGGTTGAGCGTTCCGCCAAATTTTTTGTTTTTGATCACCGCCAGCGCGTGAGCGACAAAGGCGACTTGCAGGCTGTGTTCAGAAATATTTTCACTGGAGATGGAACGCATTAATGGCCAGCGCTGAATCAGTTTCATGCGCGCGAGGTGGGCGAAAAAATGGCTCTCTTGCATAGCACTCTCACTTCCTTGCTGATGGATTGGCTTTTCAGCGGCAGATGGCGCTGAAAAGAAAATAAAAAAACAGGCTCTCTTCAGTGTATCGAAAGAGAGCCTGTTTCGCCTACCTACAATCGCAAGTCATTTTGCGACTTGCTGCCAATCTACTATTGGCTGTAAGTCGTGATAAAGCGTTCAAAGCGACTGATGGCGATTTCCAAATCTTCCACATGCGGCAGCGTCACAATGCGGAAGTGATCCGGTTTTGGCCAGTTAAAACCACTGCCTTGTACCAGTAGCACTTTTTCTTGCACTAGGAAATCGAGCACCATTTTCTGATCATCTTTGATCGGATACATCTTGGTATCAATTTTCGGGAACAGGTACATCGCGCCTTTCGGTTTCACGCAAGAAATGCCTGGGATCTGGTTAATCAGTTCCCATGCGCGATCACGTTGCTCAAGCAGTCGGCCGCCCGGCAGAATCAGCTCATTGATACTTTGGTAGCCGCCAAGTGCGGTTTGAATGGCGTGCTGCATCGGCACGTTAGCACACAAACGCATGGAGGAAAGCATATCCAGACCAGCGATATAACCTTGTGCGAGTTGTTTAGGGCCAGTCAGGAACATCCAGCCACCACGGAAACCACACACACGATAAGCTTTGGACAAACCGTTGAAGGTTGCCACTAACACATCATCCGCCAAAGTGGCGATTGAGGTATGCACGGCGCCGTCGTACAGCACTTTGTCGTAAATCTCATCAGCGAAAATGATCAACTTGTGCTTACGGGCAATTTCTACAATTTCCAGCAAGAAATCGCGGCTGTACACCGCACCCGTTGGGTTATTGGGGTTGATCAGCACAATGCCACGGGTTTTTGGAGTGATTTTGCTGCGAATATCGTCGAGATCGGGATACCAATCGGCTTCTTCATCACAGATGTAGTGCACGGCTTTGCCACCAGAAAGTGCTACCGCGGCTGTCCACAGTGGGTAATCAGGAGCGGGCACCAGCATTTCATCGCTATTGTTGAGGAGAGCTTGCATCGCCATCACGATAAGCTCTGATGCACCGTTCCCGATGTACACATCTTCGACGTCCAGACTGCGGATACCTTTTTTCTGGTAGTACTGCACCACCGCTTTACGAGCGGAATAAATGCCTTTCGAGTCACAGTAACCTTGTGAAGTGGGTAGGTTACGGATCACATCGACTAGGATCTCGTCTGGGGCGTCGAAACCAAACGGGGCAGGGTTACCGATGTTAAGCTTCAGTATTTTATGCCCTTCTTCTTCCATGCGTTTAGCATGTTTAAGCACTGGTCCTCGAATGTCATAGCAGACATTATCGAGTTTTGACGACATCCCGATATTTTGCATTGTAATATTCCTGAAAATAATCTGTTTTCTTGATCAAACTACACTAACTTGCCATTTTTTAGAATAAAAATCTAAGACAACCTGGTTTTAAAATCAGAAGACATGTTGCCTCGATCACTTGCCGAAGTAAAAGATACCCCATAACCTTGATTTCATAAGGCTCTCTCAATAGAGTAGCCGCAGTTTACCGAATCTCTCCCCGTACGAGGTCGCTTTGTTGCATTTTTATCAGGCCGTTGCTCAATTGATGGAGCACATCCGTGGCGCGAAGGATCATGATGTTCGTTTTACTCAGCCGTTGGCCGATAAGCCTCCCTTTGCGCTGATTGACTGGCTTGATGCCCAACCGATTTTCCCCAAATTTTACTGGCAATCGCGTGATACTCGTGAAGAAGTGGTCGCGCTCGGTCAGGTGTACACGTTTACCGATCCTGCTCCGGCGTATGCGATTTTAGGCGATGAGCAGCGAGTATGGGGTGGACGCTCCTTTGATGGGCATACCGCCAAAAATCCGCGTTGCATGTCTTCCTTCTTCTTTCTACCACAGATTGAACTGATTCGACGGGATGAACAATGGTTACTCGCGGTCAATATCAACAATGAGCCGCAGCGCACGCTGACCGCACTGCAAAAACTGCTGGTGGAAGTGCCCACTTTGCGTTCGATGACAGCGCACGTCACTAGTGTCGAACACACGCCAACGGCGGCTAACTGGCATGATTTGGTGGGAAAAGCGCTGGCGGGGATCACCGAACAACAGTTTAAAAAAGTGGTGTTAGCGCGTAAAACAACGCTGACGTTGGATGCACCGCTCAGTGCGGCGCAACTGCTCAAAGCTAGCCATGCCCAAAATCACCACAGCTTTCACTTTCTTTTGGCTCTCGATTCTCGCCACAGCTTTATGGGGTCAACCCCAGAGCGGCTCTACCTACGCCATGGGCAGAATCTGGAAACCGAAGCTTTAGCGGGCACGATTGGCCGGGGAGCTAATGCGACGCAAGATATGGAACTGGCTCACTGGCTGACGCATGACAGTAAAAACCTCAATGAAAATCAGTTGGTGGTAGAGGACATTATCGAAAGCCTCGCGCCACACGCCGAGCAGATCCATACCCAGCGAGAAGCGCAACTGGTGCGATTGCGTAAAGTGCAGCATCTGAAAAAACGCATTGATGCGCAGCTTAAATCTGGGGTCAATGGCGTGCAGTTACTGGGCGCATTACAACCTACCGCCGCGGTTGCGGGTTTACCTCGTCAAGCGGCACTGGCTTTCATCGCGGAAAATGAGCCTTTTGCACGCGGCTGGTACGCAGGCTCCATGGGTTACTTTAGCCATGCGCAAGCCGAGTTTTGTGTGGCGATCCGCAGTGCTTTAGTGGTGGATAAACAAGTTCAGCTCTATGCAGGCGCTGGCATTGTGCCGGGCTCGACTGCTGAGCATGAATGGCAGGAGCTGGATAAAAAGCTCTCTACCTTATTGAGCTTGATAACCGACCGCTTACCGCTGGGAGTGGCATCATGAACCACGATCAAGCTTTATTGAACCGCCTTTGGTCGCGAGTGTTACTCGAAGAGTTAAGCCGTTTGGGAGTGACACAAGTGTGTGTGGCTCCGGGCTCTCGTTCAACCCCGTTGACGCTTGAGGCTAATGCGAATACGGCTTTCACGTTACATACTCACTATGACGAGCGCGGCTTAGGGTTTATGGCGCTTGGTTTAGCGAAAGCCAGCCAACAGCCTGTTGCGGTGATTGTAACTTCGGGCACTGCAGTGGCGAACTTATTACCAGCCATTGCTGAATCCAAACTCACCGGTGAACGTTTAGTGGTACTTACGGCGGATCGTCCGCTTGAGCTAGTGGGGTGTGGTGCCAATCAAGCCATTGTGCAATCGGGGATTTTTTCATCTCATGTCACGGCATCGCTGGAACTGCCTAGTCCTGCCATCCATCATCCACTTTCTTGGCTACTCACGTCGATTGATGAAGTGATGGCGGGTCAAACCCTACTCGGTGGAAGCGTACACATCAATTGCCCATTTCCTGAGCCCTTGTATTCGGCTGGGGATGAGGCAATTTATCAACCCTATTTACAACCAGTTCAGCGTTGGCGTGAGCAAGCTCGGCCGTATACCCAAGTTCACCAAGGATTAGTGCAGAGTGTGCCTGCAGCAATCGATGGCTTGCTGACTAAAGGGGTGGTGATAGTTGGCTCGCTGAGCTTGCAAGAGGCTCAAGCGGCAAAGCGTTTTGCCAAAGCGATGGGCTGGCCGCTACTGTGCGATCCGCAATCGGGCATCAGTAGCCAATGGGCACATTTTGATCTCTGGCTGCAGCATCCCAAAGCACGTGAACAGCTCAATCAAGCTCAATGTGTGGTTCAATTTGGCTCGCGGATTGTCTCCAAACGTCTGTTGCAGTGGTTAGAAGCGTGGTGCGCCACGGGTCTTGGCGAGTATCATTACATTGCGCCGCACAGCGCACGCAATAACCCTTGGCACGCCATGCAGCAGCAGTGGGTGTGTGAGATTACCCTCTGGGTAGACGCTGTACTCAGCAAACGCATAGCGGGTCAACATACCCAGCAAGGTTGGGCCGATGAGTTAACCCATTATGCGCAGTCGGTTCGCCAACTGGCGCAACTGCATTTCTCCTCTTCTTCCCTGAGTGAAGTCGCACTGGCGTTAGATTTGACTGAGCGCGCTACGCAAGCGGATCTGTTTTTGGGCAACAGCCTGATTGTGCGTTTGGTGGATATGTTCAGCGCGCTTGATGGGCGTGAAGTGTTCTCCAATCGG containing:
- a CDS encoding pyridoxal phosphate-dependent aminotransferase yields the protein MQNIGMSSKLDNVCYDIRGPVLKHAKRMEEEGHKILKLNIGNPAPFGFDAPDEILVDVIRNLPTSQGYCDSKGIYSARKAVVQYYQKKGIRSLDVEDVYIGNGASELIVMAMQALLNNSDEMLVPAPDYPLWTAAVALSGGKAVHYICDEEADWYPDLDDIRSKITPKTRGIVLINPNNPTGAVYSRDFLLEIVEIARKHKLIIFADEIYDKVLYDGAVHTSIATLADDVLVATFNGLSKAYRVCGFRGGWMFLTGPKQLAQGYIAGLDMLSSMRLCANVPMQHAIQTALGGYQSINELILPGGRLLEQRDRAWELINQIPGISCVKPKGAMYLFPKIDTKMYPIKDDQKMVLDFLVQEKVLLVQGSGFNWPKPDHFRIVTLPHVEDLEIAISRFERFITTYSQ
- a CDS encoding isochorismate synthase, whose translation is MLHFYQAVAQLMEHIRGAKDHDVRFTQPLADKPPFALIDWLDAQPIFPKFYWQSRDTREEVVALGQVYTFTDPAPAYAILGDEQRVWGGRSFDGHTAKNPRCMSSFFFLPQIELIRRDEQWLLAVNINNEPQRTLTALQKLLVEVPTLRSMTAHVTSVEHTPTAANWHDLVGKALAGITEQQFKKVVLARKTTLTLDAPLSAAQLLKASHAQNHHSFHFLLALDSRHSFMGSTPERLYLRHGQNLETEALAGTIGRGANATQDMELAHWLTHDSKNLNENQLVVEDIIESLAPHAEQIHTQREAQLVRLRKVQHLKKRIDAQLKSGVNGVQLLGALQPTAAVAGLPRQAALAFIAENEPFARGWYAGSMGYFSHAQAEFCVAIRSALVVDKQVQLYAGAGIVPGSTAEHEWQELDKKLSTLLSLITDRLPLGVAS
- the menD gene encoding 2-succinyl-5-enolpyruvyl-6-hydroxy-3-cyclohexene-1-carboxylic-acid synthase translates to MNHDQALLNRLWSRVLLEELSRLGVTQVCVAPGSRSTPLTLEANANTAFTLHTHYDERGLGFMALGLAKASQQPVAVIVTSGTAVANLLPAIAESKLTGERLVVLTADRPLELVGCGANQAIVQSGIFSSHVTASLELPSPAIHHPLSWLLTSIDEVMAGQTLLGGSVHINCPFPEPLYSAGDEAIYQPYLQPVQRWREQARPYTQVHQGLVQSVPAAIDGLLTKGVVIVGSLSLQEAQAAKRFAKAMGWPLLCDPQSGISSQWAHFDLWLQHPKAREQLNQAQCVVQFGSRIVSKRLLQWLEAWCATGLGEYHYIAPHSARNNPWHAMQQQWVCEITLWVDAVLSKRIAGQHTQQGWADELTHYAQSVRQLAQLHFSSSSLSEVALALDLTERATQADLFLGNSLIVRLVDMFSALDGREVFSNRGASGIDGLVATASGVQRARQKPLLMLLGDTSLLYDLNSLALMRNPAQPTVIVVTNNDGGAIFDLLPVPSEQREALYQMPHGMDFAHAASQFGLGYCAAQTLEHYQTLVEEHFAHGAGTLLIEVKTPPQQASMHIKQLTSQLHAL